A part of Salvelinus alpinus chromosome 5, SLU_Salpinus.1, whole genome shotgun sequence genomic DNA contains:
- the LOC139576437 gene encoding RAB7A-interacting MON1-CCZ1 complex subunit 1 isoform X1, whose translation MADDCRRQGFELERRIFELDNKCASLRSEKQDDDYLQNASAILDKLKSFYRQGGESSSLPKLLQDYTQVILDITFYEENKLVDQEFPEDCSPFKIQQLLQDLTEPEVLAGRLAPAQEVQSVLGLEVLECLYWRRGALLYMYCHTLHQRKQWIKKNKATFLKCLQEGVRYLMRMLQVRNSVKLNDGVVFHDSATANFLAEGIFSDTHLLTMMYIGEMCFWAVKYEDCSVDSTERKEDRLHFRDIGTQILHKYVLACEGPLQGQGWNTENAKEILSILQ comes from the exons ATGGCGGACGACTGCAGACGACAGGGGTTTGAGCTGGAGAGAAGGATTTTTGAGTTGGACAATAAGTGCGCCAGTCTCAGATCTGAGAAACAAG ATGATGACTATTTACAGAATGCTTCTGCGATACTAGACAAGTTGAAAAGCTTTTACAGACAAGGGGGAGAGAGTAGCAGTCTGCCTAAACTGCTTCAGGATTACACTCAG GTGATCCTGGACATCACGTTCTATGAGGAGAACAAGCTGGTGGACCAGGAGTTCCCAGAGGACTGCTCGCCCTTTAAGATCCAACAGCTGCTGCAGGACCTCACAGAGCCAGAGGTGTTGGCAGGGAGGCTGGCACCGGCCCAAGAG GTGCAGTCAGTCTTGGGGCTAGAGGTGTTGGAGTGCCTCTACTGGAGACGTGGAGCACTGCTCTACATGTACTGCCACACCCTCCACCAACGCAAGCAGTGGATCAAGAAGAACAAGGCCACTTTCCTCAAG TGTCTTCAGGAGGGTGTACGCTACCTGATGAGGATGCTGCAGGTGAGGAACTCTGTGAAGCTCAACGACGGGGTGGTGTTTCATGACTCTGCTACTGCCAACTTCCTGGCTGAAG GCATCTTTTCAGACACCCACCTGTTGACGATGATGTACATCGGGGAGATGTGTTTCTGGGCAGTGAAGTACGAGGACTGCAGCGTTGATTCCACAGAACGCAAAGAGGACCGACTCCACTTCCGGGACATTGGGACACAGATCCTGCACAAATACGTGCTGGCCTGTGAGGGCCCTCTTCAGGGCCAGGGCTGGAACACTGAGAATGCCAAGGAGATCCTTAgtatcttacagtga
- the LOC139576437 gene encoding RAB7A-interacting MON1-CCZ1 complex subunit 1 isoform X2, translating into MADDCRRQGFELERRIFELDNKCASLRSEKQDDDYLQNASAILDKLKSFYRQGGESSSLPKLLQDYTQVILDITFYEENKLVDQEFPEDCSPFKIQQLLQDLTEPEVLAGRLAPAQESVLGLEVLECLYWRRGALLYMYCHTLHQRKQWIKKNKATFLKCLQEGVRYLMRMLQVRNSVKLNDGVVFHDSATANFLAEGIFSDTHLLTMMYIGEMCFWAVKYEDCSVDSTERKEDRLHFRDIGTQILHKYVLACEGPLQGQGWNTENAKEILSILQ; encoded by the exons ATGGCGGACGACTGCAGACGACAGGGGTTTGAGCTGGAGAGAAGGATTTTTGAGTTGGACAATAAGTGCGCCAGTCTCAGATCTGAGAAACAAG ATGATGACTATTTACAGAATGCTTCTGCGATACTAGACAAGTTGAAAAGCTTTTACAGACAAGGGGGAGAGAGTAGCAGTCTGCCTAAACTGCTTCAGGATTACACTCAG GTGATCCTGGACATCACGTTCTATGAGGAGAACAAGCTGGTGGACCAGGAGTTCCCAGAGGACTGCTCGCCCTTTAAGATCCAACAGCTGCTGCAGGACCTCACAGAGCCAGAGGTGTTGGCAGGGAGGCTGGCACCGGCCCAAGAG TCAGTCTTGGGGCTAGAGGTGTTGGAGTGCCTCTACTGGAGACGTGGAGCACTGCTCTACATGTACTGCCACACCCTCCACCAACGCAAGCAGTGGATCAAGAAGAACAAGGCCACTTTCCTCAAG TGTCTTCAGGAGGGTGTACGCTACCTGATGAGGATGCTGCAGGTGAGGAACTCTGTGAAGCTCAACGACGGGGTGGTGTTTCATGACTCTGCTACTGCCAACTTCCTGGCTGAAG GCATCTTTTCAGACACCCACCTGTTGACGATGATGTACATCGGGGAGATGTGTTTCTGGGCAGTGAAGTACGAGGACTGCAGCGTTGATTCCACAGAACGCAAAGAGGACCGACTCCACTTCCGGGACATTGGGACACAGATCCTGCACAAATACGTGCTGGCCTGTGAGGGCCCTCTTCAGGGCCAGGGCTGGAACACTGAGAATGCCAAGGAGATCCTTAgtatcttacagtga
- the fbxo4 gene encoding F-box only protein 4 isoform X1, which produces MSGESQRDESIVIRSLRQFREKYFNARKNVNGQAHAAEVTSEDTSPCFLDCLPVDLQFLIMTLLSPVDLCRLGATSSYWGAMVRDPLLWRYFLVRDMPKWPSINHVTMPRLEALHTPLCVGEMEKPGHDFMTDYLKGYPACRQQWFPQRPPYSVVTSFLQSLVPTTTEPRYAMFGPGMEQLDVSMVTTLMNTPDVLPVAGIPQRQINGIGSGISYVYKNQHKFNILTLYSTNRAERERARTEQQSVSNKLFIQEGTDQSGHPHFSPTPQVQEVCQAVDGFIYVANAEPGRGYEGEVEWAQIQALVDPALGSSSRPLLVLSCVSREEPDQIRTTSSNSTRTPCVDMAQRLCLPMLPNPWMVQDTVAESLSGVLDGISWLLGCSGLRL; this is translated from the exons ATGTCGGGGGAAAGTCAGCGCGACGAATCTATAGTTATACGAAGTCTCAGACAGTTCCGAGAGAAGTACTTCAATGCAAGGAAAAACGTCAATGGTCAGGCGCATGCAGCAGAAGTCACCAGTGAAGATACCTCGCCGTGCTTTTTGGACTGTTTACCC gTGGACCTACAGTTCCTGATCATGACCCTACTGTCTCCTGTGGACCTCTGTCGTCTGGGGGCCACTAGTAGCTACTGGGGGGCTATGGTCAGAGATCCCTTACTATGGAGATACTTTCTGGTCAGGGACATGCCTAAATGGCCCTCCATCAACCATGTGACCATGCCCCGGTTAGAGGCCTTACACACTCCTCTGTGTGTGGGGGAGATGGAGAAGCCAGGTCATGACTTCATGACAGA TTATCTAAAGGGCTACCCAGCCTGCAGACAGCAATGGTTTCCCCAGAGGCCGCCATACAGCGTTGTGACCTCCTTCCTCCAGTCGCTGGTGCCCACCACCACTGAGCCGCGCTACGCCATGTTTGGCCCCGGCATGGAACAGCTGGATGTCTCCATGGTGACCACGCTCATGAACACCCCAGACGTGCTCCCTGTAGCAGGGATACCCCAGAGACAGATCAACG GTATTGGATCTGGGATTAGTTACGTGTACAAAAACCAGCACAAATTCAACATTCTGACTCTCTACTCAACCAACAG ggccgagagggagagagcccgCACGGAACAGCAGAGTGTCAGCAACAAACTCTTCATCCAGGAGGGAACGGACCAATCAGGACACCCACATTTTAGCCCCACCCCTCAGGTCCAGGAAGTGTGTCAGGCGGTGGATGGGTTCATCTATGTGGCCAACGCAGAGCCAGGAAGAG GTTATGAGGGGGAGGTGGAGTGGGCTCAGATCCAGGCGTTGGTGGACCCTGCCTTAGGCTCATCCTCCAGACCCCTCCTGGTCCTGTCCTGTGTGTCCAGAGAGGAACCAGACCAGATCAGAACCACCAGCTCCAATAGTACTAGAACCCCCTGTGTGGATATGGCTCAGAGACTCTGCTTGCCCATGCTGCCCAACCCCTGGATG GTTCAGGACACAGTAGCAGAGTCTCTGTCTGGTGTCTTAGATGGGATCTCCTGGCTGCTGGGGTGTTCTGGTCTCAGGCTGTAA
- the fbxo4 gene encoding F-box only protein 4 isoform X2, whose product MTLLSPVDLCRLGATSSYWGAMVRDPLLWRYFLVRDMPKWPSINHVTMPRLEALHTPLCVGEMEKPGHDFMTDYLKGYPACRQQWFPQRPPYSVVTSFLQSLVPTTTEPRYAMFGPGMEQLDVSMVTTLMNTPDVLPVAGIPQRQINGIGSGISYVYKNQHKFNILTLYSTNRAERERARTEQQSVSNKLFIQEGTDQSGHPHFSPTPQVQEVCQAVDGFIYVANAEPGRGYEGEVEWAQIQALVDPALGSSSRPLLVLSCVSREEPDQIRTTSSNSTRTPCVDMAQRLCLPMLPNPWMVQDTVAESLSGVLDGISWLLGCSGLRL is encoded by the exons ATGACCCTACTGTCTCCTGTGGACCTCTGTCGTCTGGGGGCCACTAGTAGCTACTGGGGGGCTATGGTCAGAGATCCCTTACTATGGAGATACTTTCTGGTCAGGGACATGCCTAAATGGCCCTCCATCAACCATGTGACCATGCCCCGGTTAGAGGCCTTACACACTCCTCTGTGTGTGGGGGAGATGGAGAAGCCAGGTCATGACTTCATGACAGA TTATCTAAAGGGCTACCCAGCCTGCAGACAGCAATGGTTTCCCCAGAGGCCGCCATACAGCGTTGTGACCTCCTTCCTCCAGTCGCTGGTGCCCACCACCACTGAGCCGCGCTACGCCATGTTTGGCCCCGGCATGGAACAGCTGGATGTCTCCATGGTGACCACGCTCATGAACACCCCAGACGTGCTCCCTGTAGCAGGGATACCCCAGAGACAGATCAACG GTATTGGATCTGGGATTAGTTACGTGTACAAAAACCAGCACAAATTCAACATTCTGACTCTCTACTCAACCAACAG ggccgagagggagagagcccgCACGGAACAGCAGAGTGTCAGCAACAAACTCTTCATCCAGGAGGGAACGGACCAATCAGGACACCCACATTTTAGCCCCACCCCTCAGGTCCAGGAAGTGTGTCAGGCGGTGGATGGGTTCATCTATGTGGCCAACGCAGAGCCAGGAAGAG GTTATGAGGGGGAGGTGGAGTGGGCTCAGATCCAGGCGTTGGTGGACCCTGCCTTAGGCTCATCCTCCAGACCCCTCCTGGTCCTGTCCTGTGTGTCCAGAGAGGAACCAGACCAGATCAGAACCACCAGCTCCAATAGTACTAGAACCCCCTGTGTGGATATGGCTCAGAGACTCTGCTTGCCCATGCTGCCCAACCCCTGGATG GTTCAGGACACAGTAGCAGAGTCTCTGTCTGGTGTCTTAGATGGGATCTCCTGGCTGCTGGGGTGTTCTGGTCTCAGGCTGTAA